One region of Jatrophihabitans cynanchi genomic DNA includes:
- the pyk gene encoding pyruvate kinase, whose translation MNRRAKIVCTLGPATDTPERGRALVEAGMDVARLNFSHGVHADHGRRYHEIRQAAEVAGRNVAVLADLQGPKIRLGTFADGPVEWATGERVRITVEDVEGTHDRVSTTYKQLAADVRPGDKLLVDDGNIALVAVEIENGTDVVCDVTEGGKVSNNKGLSLPGVDVSVPAMSDKDAEDLEFALRLGVDYIALSFVRHAEDIKLVHQVMDRVGVRRPVIAKIEKPEAVDRLEEIVLAFDGIMVARGDLGVEMPLEQVPVVQKQAIQICRDNAKPVIVATQMLESMISHSRPTRAEASDVANAVVDGADAVMLSGETSVGKYPVQAVATMSRIITSVEASGLRVGALKHNPRTPGGAIAKAARDIGDALGAVALVAFTQTGDTARRLSRLQPRQQLLVFTPVEQVQRQMALLWGAEAHLVWTVKTTDDMVRQVDSALLNRRVCRPHDLVVVVAGTPPATPGATNTIRVHHIGDVLRHDL comes from the coding sequence GTGAACCGCCGCGCGAAGATCGTCTGCACCCTGGGCCCGGCTACCGACACCCCCGAACGCGGCCGCGCGCTCGTCGAGGCCGGGATGGACGTCGCCCGGCTCAACTTCAGCCACGGCGTGCACGCTGACCACGGGCGGCGCTACCACGAGATCCGCCAGGCCGCCGAGGTCGCGGGCCGCAACGTGGCCGTGCTCGCCGACCTGCAGGGCCCCAAGATCCGCCTCGGCACGTTCGCCGACGGTCCCGTCGAGTGGGCTACCGGCGAGCGGGTCCGGATCACCGTCGAGGACGTCGAGGGCACCCACGACCGGGTGTCCACCACGTACAAGCAGCTCGCCGCGGACGTCCGGCCCGGTGACAAGCTGCTGGTCGACGACGGCAACATCGCGCTGGTCGCCGTCGAGATCGAGAACGGCACCGACGTGGTGTGCGACGTGACCGAGGGTGGCAAGGTCAGCAACAACAAGGGACTCTCGCTGCCCGGCGTCGACGTCAGCGTGCCGGCGATGTCGGACAAGGACGCCGAGGACCTGGAGTTCGCGCTGCGCCTGGGCGTCGACTACATCGCACTCTCGTTCGTCCGGCACGCCGAGGACATCAAGCTGGTGCACCAGGTCATGGACCGGGTCGGCGTCCGGCGTCCGGTCATCGCCAAGATCGAGAAGCCCGAGGCCGTCGACCGGCTCGAGGAGATCGTGCTCGCGTTCGACGGCATCATGGTCGCGCGCGGCGACCTCGGCGTCGAGATGCCGCTCGAGCAGGTGCCGGTCGTGCAGAAGCAGGCGATCCAGATCTGCCGCGACAACGCCAAGCCGGTGATCGTCGCGACGCAGATGCTCGAGTCCATGATCAGCCACTCCCGCCCGACACGGGCCGAGGCCTCCGACGTCGCGAACGCAGTCGTCGACGGCGCGGACGCGGTCATGCTCTCGGGCGAGACCAGCGTCGGCAAGTACCCGGTGCAGGCGGTCGCGACGATGAGCCGCATCATCACCTCGGTCGAGGCGTCGGGCCTGCGGGTGGGCGCACTCAAGCACAACCCGCGCACCCCGGGCGGCGCGATCGCCAAGGCAGCGCGGGACATCGGCGACGCTCTCGGTGCGGTCGCACTGGTCGCGTTCACCCAGACGGGCGACACCGCGCGGCGGCTGTCCCGCTTGCAACCGCGCCAGCAGCTGCTCGTGTTCACGCCGGTCGAGCAGGTGCAGCGGCAGATGGCGTTGCTGTGGGGGGCCGAGGCCCACTTGGTGTGGACGGTGAAGACCACCGATGACATGGTGCGCCAGGTGGACTCCGCACTGCTCAACCGGCGGGTGTGCCGTCCGCACGACCTGGTCGTCGTGGTCGCCGGAACCCCGCCGGCAACGCCCGGGGCGACGAACACGATCCGGGTGCACCACATCGGCGACGTGCTGCGCCATGACCTCTGA
- a CDS encoding acyl-CoA thioesterase, translated as MTSEPRRHAGPADDLGTDYAPCFDEVGQVAVDGLVRLLDLERIEENIFRGDSSRTRWQRAFGGQVAGQALVAAGRTVDPDRHVHSLHSYFIRPGDSNAPIVYEVDRVRDGRSFSTRRVTAIQFGRAIFALSASFQLEQPGLEHGSPMPAAPPPQSLPTFEQRYERADKELADYYRTNPRPIDLRYVDDPPWQYADPQPREGINRVWMRANGRLPDDPLLHVCVLTFASDLTLLDSVLVRHGLVAGQQVKAMASLDHAMWFQRRFRADEWILYVSESPTASGGRGLASGRFFDQSGQHLVSVVQEGMVRIS; from the coding sequence ATGACCTCTGAGCCCCGCCGCCACGCTGGTCCGGCCGACGACCTCGGCACCGATTACGCCCCGTGCTTTGACGAGGTCGGGCAGGTCGCCGTCGACGGACTGGTGCGCCTGCTCGACCTGGAGCGGATCGAGGAGAACATCTTTCGCGGTGACAGCTCGCGCACTCGCTGGCAGCGCGCGTTCGGCGGCCAGGTCGCCGGGCAGGCGCTCGTCGCGGCCGGTCGCACCGTTGATCCCGACCGGCACGTCCACTCGCTGCACTCCTACTTCATCCGCCCGGGCGACTCGAACGCGCCGATCGTGTACGAGGTCGATCGGGTGCGCGACGGGCGCTCGTTCAGCACCCGCCGCGTCACCGCGATCCAGTTCGGCCGGGCGATCTTCGCGCTCTCGGCGTCCTTCCAGCTGGAACAGCCGGGACTCGAGCACGGCTCGCCGATGCCGGCCGCACCGCCGCCGCAGTCGCTGCCGACGTTCGAGCAGCGTTACGAGCGTGCGGACAAGGAACTCGCCGACTACTACCGCACCAACCCGCGACCGATCGATCTGCGCTACGTGGACGACCCGCCCTGGCAGTACGCCGATCCGCAGCCGCGCGAGGGGATCAACCGGGTCTGGATGCGGGCGAACGGCCGGCTTCCGGACGACCCGCTGCTGCACGTCTGCGTGCTGACCTTCGCCTCGGACCTGACGCTGCTCGACTCGGTCCTGGTGCGGCACGGACTGGTCGCCGGCCAGCAGGTGAAGGCGATGGCCTCGCTCGATCACGCGATGTGGTTCCAGCGCCGGTTCCGCGCGGACGAGTGGATCCTCTACGTCTCCGAGTCACCGACCGCTTCCGGCGGGCGCGGGCTCGCGTCCGGTCGTTTCTTCGACCAGTCCGGACAGCACCTGGTCAGCGTCGTGCAAGAGGGCATGGTCCGGATCTCGTAG
- a CDS encoding helix-turn-helix domain-containing protein, which translates to MRYVRSELPSDPPGRLSIGELAGLAGVSPRAVRHYHAIGLLPEPARDGSGYRRYGGKDVVALVRVVRLRAVGMPIPQIAEQMAHAGTDDESLPAALRALADEIDSEIGQLTATRDRLRALADSETFEQPVRTLTQALRGHGLLGPSDELRVGEGWAAALLDALHPQGMPGVLDEASGLLADPAALVTLGALRQRFRALTNKATDAEINALVEAVAAVLPGSRTDAPLVDIALMDKLLSDRLNRAQQRFIRQLRDRLATHA; encoded by the coding sequence GTGAGGTACGTGCGTAGTGAACTGCCCAGCGACCCGCCGGGCCGGCTCTCCATCGGTGAGCTGGCCGGCCTCGCGGGCGTCAGCCCCCGCGCGGTGCGGCACTACCACGCAATCGGACTGCTTCCCGAGCCCGCACGGGACGGCTCCGGCTACCGCCGGTACGGCGGCAAGGACGTGGTGGCCTTGGTGCGCGTCGTCCGGCTGCGGGCGGTCGGTATGCCGATCCCGCAGATCGCCGAGCAGATGGCGCATGCCGGTACCGATGACGAGTCCCTGCCGGCGGCCCTGCGCGCGCTGGCCGATGAGATCGACTCCGAGATCGGGCAGTTGACCGCCACCCGCGACCGGCTGCGTGCGCTTGCGGACTCCGAGACGTTCGAGCAGCCGGTGCGGACGTTGACCCAGGCGTTGCGCGGGCACGGGCTGCTCGGCCCGTCCGACGAACTGCGCGTCGGCGAAGGTTGGGCCGCGGCGCTGCTGGACGCGCTTCACCCACAGGGCATGCCGGGTGTCCTGGACGAGGCGAGCGGACTGCTCGCCGACCCGGCCGCTCTCGTTACCCTCGGGGCGCTGCGGCAGCGGTTCCGCGCGCTGACCAACAAGGCGACCGACGCCGAGATCAACGCGCTCGTCGAGGCGGTGGCCGCGGTGCTGCCCGGTTCGCGCACCGACGCGCCGCTGGTGGACATCGCGCTCATGGACAAACTGCTGTCCGACAGACTGAACCGCGCCCAGCAGCGGTTCATCCGCCAACTGCGCGACCGACTCGCAACCCACGCGTGA
- a CDS encoding ABC transporter ATP-binding protein: MSEANIAAVRATAEPTVVVDDVHLVYKIIGKSGKGGAPAALRRMILRESLPGMRQVHAVRGVSFTAYRGEAIGLIGPNGSGKSTLLRAIAGLMPPASGAIYTQGQPSLLGISAAMMSDMTGERNVVLGCLALGMKPSEIAEQYEQICEFAGIGEFISLPMSTYSSGMGSRLRFAIAATRTHDILLIDEALATGDAQFRRRSEARIRELREQAGTVFLVSHGLGVVRQSCDRAIWLEEGKIVVDGEANAVVDAYEERHDPEALAERLAVLRGNATAMSDADQESSI; encoded by the coding sequence GTGTCTGAGGCGAACATCGCTGCGGTGCGCGCCACCGCCGAACCGACCGTGGTGGTCGACGACGTACACCTGGTTTACAAGATCATCGGAAAGTCCGGCAAGGGCGGCGCGCCGGCCGCGCTGCGCCGCATGATCCTGCGCGAATCGCTGCCGGGAATGCGCCAGGTGCATGCCGTGCGCGGAGTCAGCTTCACCGCCTACCGCGGCGAGGCGATCGGCCTGATCGGTCCGAACGGATCGGGCAAGTCGACCTTGCTGCGCGCCATCGCCGGGCTGATGCCACCGGCCTCCGGAGCGATCTACACGCAGGGTCAACCGTCGTTGCTCGGCATCTCGGCGGCGATGATGAGTGACATGACGGGCGAGCGCAACGTCGTCCTGGGCTGTCTTGCGCTGGGGATGAAACCGTCGGAGATCGCCGAACAGTACGAGCAGATCTGCGAGTTCGCCGGGATCGGCGAGTTCATCTCGCTGCCGATGAGCACGTACTCCTCCGGGATGGGCTCGCGGCTGCGTTTCGCGATCGCCGCGACCCGCACCCACGACATCCTGCTGATCGACGAGGCGCTCGCCACGGGCGACGCCCAGTTCCGGCGCCGCAGCGAGGCGCGGATCCGTGAGCTGCGCGAGCAGGCCGGAACCGTGTTCCTGGTCAGCCACGGCCTCGGGGTGGTGCGTCAGTCCTGCGACCGCGCGATCTGGCTCGAGGAGGGCAAGATCGTCGTCGACGGCGAGGCCAACGCGGTGGTCGACGCGTACGAGGAGAGGCACGACCCTGAAGCACTGGCCGAGCGCCTCGCGGTGCTGCGCGGCAACGCCACCGCGATGAGCGACGCGGACCAGGAGAGCTCCATCTGA
- a CDS encoding aminotransferase class V-fold PLP-dependent enzyme: MTPDEFRRYGREVIDWIADYYENVESLPVLSQVAPGDIRAALPSDPPEHGEPFEAVLRDLDDVLLPGITHWQHPSFFGFFPANASGPAILGDLLASGLGVQGMLWATSPSATELETHVLDWFATLLDLPSTFRSSGSGGGVIQHSASDAALVALIAALHRVSGGRTEREGVGSGRYAVYTSEQTHSSVEKACRVAGLGADALRKIPVDPATLAVQPTLLREAIETDVRRGVTPALVVASIGATGTGAIDPVGELADIAHQHGAWLHVDAAWAGVAAVAPEFRWINDGVGRADSYCTNPHKWLLTNFDCDAFWVADRAALVGALSILPEYLRNAATESGAVIDYRDWHVPLGRRFRALKLWAVIRWYGAEGLREHVRGHVALAQEFASWVAADDRFELLAPHPLALVTFRLRAGDEATRALMERVNSSGELYLTHTVVDGKVALRMAIGGTLTESRHVQAAWQLLSSP; this comes from the coding sequence ATGACGCCTGACGAGTTCCGGCGCTACGGCCGTGAGGTCATCGACTGGATCGCCGACTACTACGAGAATGTCGAGTCGCTGCCCGTGCTCTCGCAGGTCGCGCCCGGCGACATCCGCGCCGCGTTGCCGTCCGACCCGCCCGAGCACGGCGAGCCGTTCGAGGCCGTGCTGCGTGACCTGGACGACGTGCTGCTCCCCGGGATCACGCACTGGCAGCACCCGTCGTTCTTCGGATTCTTTCCCGCCAACGCAAGCGGGCCTGCGATCCTCGGCGACCTGCTGGCGTCCGGGCTGGGCGTGCAGGGCATGCTCTGGGCGACGTCTCCGTCCGCGACCGAGTTGGAGACACACGTCCTGGACTGGTTCGCCACCCTGCTCGACCTGCCGTCGACGTTCCGTTCCTCGGGCTCGGGAGGCGGGGTCATCCAGCACTCGGCGTCCGATGCCGCGCTCGTCGCCCTGATCGCCGCGCTGCATCGGGTGAGTGGCGGCCGCACCGAGCGTGAGGGGGTCGGCAGCGGACGGTACGCCGTCTACACCTCGGAGCAGACGCATTCGTCCGTCGAGAAGGCCTGTCGGGTCGCCGGTCTCGGCGCCGACGCGCTACGCAAGATCCCTGTCGATCCCGCGACGCTTGCCGTGCAGCCGACGTTGCTGCGCGAGGCGATCGAGACGGACGTGCGGCGCGGGGTCACCCCGGCGCTGGTGGTCGCGTCGATCGGGGCGACCGGCACGGGCGCGATCGATCCGGTCGGCGAGTTGGCCGACATCGCGCATCAGCACGGGGCGTGGCTGCACGTGGACGCCGCCTGGGCCGGGGTGGCGGCGGTAGCGCCGGAGTTCCGCTGGATCAACGACGGTGTGGGACGGGCCGATTCGTACTGCACCAACCCGCACAAGTGGCTGCTGACCAACTTCGACTGCGACGCGTTCTGGGTTGCCGATCGAGCCGCGCTGGTCGGCGCGCTGTCGATCCTGCCCGAGTACCTGCGCAATGCCGCGACCGAGTCCGGCGCGGTGATCGACTATCGCGACTGGCACGTACCGCTGGGCCGGCGGTTCCGCGCGCTCAAACTGTGGGCGGTCATTCGCTGGTACGGCGCCGAGGGGTTGCGCGAACACGTCCGAGGCCACGTCGCGCTGGCGCAGGAGTTCGCGTCGTGGGTCGCGGCCGACGATCGCTTCGAACTGCTCGCGCCACACCCCCTTGCGCTGGTGACATTCCGGTTGCGCGCCGGCGACGAGGCGACGCGTGCGCTGATGGAGCGGGTCAACTCCTCGGGCGAGCTGTACCTGACCCACACAGTCGTCGACGGAAAGGTGGCGCTGCGCATGGCGATCGGCGGCACCCTCACCGAGAGCCGGCACGTTCAGGCCGCGTGGCAACTGCTGTCCTCGCCGTAG
- a CDS encoding ANTAR domain-containing response regulator — MPDATDAPARRVVIAEDEALIRLDLREMLREEGFDVVGEAGDGEQAVVLANELLPDLVICDIKMPKMDGITAAAQIVGKRVAPVVMLTAFSQRDLIERARDAGAMAYLIKPFEKRDLLPAIEMAMSRFAEIKALEAEVTGLRERLEARKLIERAKGALMTKHELTEPEAFRWIQRAAMDNRTSMRAVAELVLGGDDQPA; from the coding sequence ATGCCTGACGCTACGGATGCGCCGGCGCGGCGGGTCGTGATCGCCGAGGACGAGGCGCTGATCCGTCTCGATCTGCGCGAAATGCTGCGCGAAGAGGGTTTCGACGTCGTCGGTGAGGCGGGCGACGGCGAGCAGGCGGTCGTGCTCGCGAACGAACTGCTTCCCGACCTGGTTATCTGCGACATCAAGATGCCCAAGATGGACGGGATCACGGCGGCGGCCCAGATCGTGGGCAAGCGTGTCGCGCCGGTGGTGATGCTCACCGCGTTCAGCCAGCGCGATCTGATCGAGCGGGCACGTGACGCGGGCGCGATGGCCTACCTGATCAAGCCGTTCGAGAAGCGCGACCTGCTGCCCGCCATCGAGATGGCCATGTCGCGATTCGCGGAGATCAAGGCGCTGGAGGCCGAGGTCACCGGGCTTCGCGAGCGGCTCGAGGCGCGCAAGCTGATCGAACGGGCCAAGGGCGCGTTGATGACCAAGCACGAACTGACCGAACCCGAGGCCTTCCGCTGGATTCAGCGCGCGGCGATGGACAACCGCACCTCGATGCGCGCTGTGGCCGAACTCGTGCTCGGCGGCGACGACCAGCCGGCCTGA
- a CDS encoding branched-chain amino acid ABC transporter substrate-binding protein, whose amino-acid sequence MRNRSLTAAAVLLTAGALALSGCASKGKKNDTNPPPANTAANTSPASTQSSSPAAQLNPVLPAGDGSGKCSGVSIAYIGALTGANAALGIAISNAAALAVDQHNKANAGCQVTFKKFDSQGDPSVAPGVSTQAINEKDIIGVVGLPFSGESKAVGAAFNSAGLVTVSPSATNPDLSKNGWKTFHRVLGNDASQGPAAAKFITDTLKAKKVCVIEDDSDYGKGLAASIESALGSAVTCKDDVKTGQKDFSATVNKVVQAAPDALFYSGYYAEGGPFAQQLHGAGYTGKFVAPDGVKDPQFIKLAGQAAAQGAYFTCPCVPADASKEFAAQYKAKYGTDPQTYSAESYDAATILLSGIDHGNDTRAKLLDWVNAYDADGITKHIKFDSTGELAGQPAIWSYVVQGDAIVKYQQIGG is encoded by the coding sequence GTGCGTAATCGTTCACTGACCGCAGCCGCGGTGCTTCTCACAGCCGGTGCATTGGCACTTTCCGGCTGCGCGAGCAAGGGCAAGAAGAACGACACCAACCCGCCACCGGCGAACACGGCGGCCAACACCTCGCCCGCCTCGACCCAGAGCAGCAGCCCGGCAGCGCAGCTGAACCCGGTGCTGCCCGCCGGCGACGGCAGTGGCAAGTGCAGCGGCGTGTCCATCGCCTACATCGGCGCGCTGACCGGGGCGAACGCCGCCCTCGGTATCGCGATCAGCAATGCCGCCGCACTGGCCGTCGACCAGCACAACAAGGCCAACGCCGGCTGCCAGGTCACCTTCAAGAAGTTCGACTCGCAGGGTGACCCGTCGGTCGCGCCGGGCGTCTCGACCCAGGCGATCAACGAGAAGGACATCATCGGCGTCGTCGGCCTGCCGTTCTCCGGCGAGTCGAAGGCTGTCGGTGCCGCATTCAACTCGGCCGGCCTGGTGACGGTCTCGCCGTCGGCCACCAACCCGGATCTGTCCAAGAACGGCTGGAAGACCTTCCACCGCGTGCTGGGCAACGACGCCTCGCAGGGCCCGGCGGCCGCGAAGTTCATCACCGACACGCTCAAGGCCAAGAAGGTCTGCGTGATCGAGGATGACTCCGACTACGGCAAGGGCCTGGCCGCGTCGATCGAGTCCGCGCTCGGGAGCGCGGTGACCTGCAAGGACGACGTCAAGACCGGCCAGAAGGACTTCTCGGCCACCGTCAACAAGGTCGTCCAGGCAGCGCCGGACGCGCTGTTCTACTCCGGTTACTACGCCGAGGGCGGCCCGTTCGCCCAGCAGCTGCACGGTGCGGGCTACACCGGCAAGTTCGTCGCGCCTGACGGCGTGAAGGACCCGCAGTTCATCAAGCTGGCCGGCCAGGCAGCGGCGCAGGGTGCCTACTTCACCTGCCCGTGCGTCCCGGCTGACGCGAGCAAGGAGTTCGCCGCGCAGTACAAGGCGAAGTACGGCACCGACCCGCAGACCTACTCGGCCGAGTCGTACGACGCCGCGACGATCCTGCTCAGCGGCATCGACCACGGCAACGACACCCGCGCAAAGCTGCTGGACTGGGTGAACGCCTACGACGCCGACGGCATCACCAAGCACATCAAGTTCGACAGCACGGGTGAGCTCGCCGGCCAGCCGGCGATCTGGTCCTACGTCGTACAGGGCGACGCGATCGTGAAGTACCAGCAGATCGGCGGCTGA
- a CDS encoding branched-chain amino acid ABC transporter permease: protein MSTLHLASNTVLAENWIHFDTHSLGQLFWVDTLSGLTYGAIYALIALGYTLVYGLLKLINFAHSEVFIAGAFAAYFTLKACGFSPGAIYSTTTIAVIGFMLLATLVAAVVSSGVALAVERVAYKPLRARGAPSLVFLITAIGASLTIQQIFFVWRGANAEPSILLVLKEPELQVFSAQANNQQIIIVVAAIVLMVLIDGFINRTRVGRGIRAVAQDPTTATLMGVNRERVIMQTFMIGGVAAGIAASLYIMYIPTGVIYNGGFILGIKAFAAAVLGGIGNLRGALVGGLILGLAEIYGQTLFGSGWRDVVAYVLLIAVLLIRPTGILGESLGKARA from the coding sequence GTGTCCACGCTCCACCTGGCGAGCAACACAGTGCTGGCCGAGAACTGGATCCATTTCGACACGCACAGCCTGGGACAGCTGTTCTGGGTCGACACCCTGTCCGGGCTGACGTACGGCGCGATCTACGCGCTCATCGCGCTCGGTTACACCCTGGTGTACGGCTTGCTCAAACTGATCAACTTCGCGCACTCCGAGGTGTTCATCGCAGGCGCGTTCGCGGCGTACTTCACCCTCAAGGCCTGCGGCTTCTCGCCGGGAGCGATCTACTCCACCACGACGATCGCAGTCATCGGGTTCATGCTGCTCGCCACTCTGGTGGCGGCCGTAGTCTCATCCGGCGTCGCACTCGCCGTCGAGCGGGTCGCGTACAAGCCGCTTCGGGCGCGGGGCGCTCCCTCGTTGGTCTTCCTCATCACCGCGATCGGCGCTTCGCTGACGATCCAGCAGATCTTCTTCGTCTGGCGCGGTGCCAATGCCGAGCCGTCGATCCTTCTCGTGCTCAAAGAGCCTGAACTACAGGTCTTCTCGGCGCAGGCCAACAACCAGCAGATCATCATCGTCGTCGCGGCGATCGTGTTGATGGTGCTCATCGACGGATTCATCAACCGGACGCGCGTCGGCCGCGGCATTCGCGCCGTCGCGCAGGATCCCACGACCGCGACGCTGATGGGCGTGAACCGCGAGCGGGTGATCATGCAGACGTTCATGATCGGCGGGGTCGCCGCGGGCATCGCCGCGAGCCTCTACATCATGTACATCCCGACAGGTGTCATCTACAACGGCGGCTTCATCCTCGGCATCAAGGCATTCGCCGCGGCCGTGCTGGGCGGGATCGGCAACCTGCGGGGTGCACTGGTCGGTGGGCTTATCCTCGGTCTCGCCGAGATCTACGGGCAGACCCTGTTCGGCAGCGGCTGGCGAGACGTCGTGGCGTATGTACTGCTGATCGCGGTGCTGCTGATCCGGCCCACCGGGATCCTCGGCGAGTCGCTCGGGAAGGCACGCGCATGA
- a CDS encoding carboxymuconolactone decarboxylase family protein: protein MMAFNARSHSSGLDPLLAELIKIRASQLNSCAFCLDMHTKDARALGETEQRIYALDAWRETPFFTPAERATLAFTEAVTTLERGEIPDAAFDELRRHFDEETVGKILIAIVVINSWNRLMIAQRPPIGGYVSRYQS, encoded by the coding sequence ATGATGGCCTTCAACGCTCGCAGCCACTCCAGCGGCCTCGACCCGCTGCTGGCAGAGCTGATCAAGATTCGCGCGTCGCAGCTGAACAGCTGCGCGTTCTGCCTGGACATGCACACCAAGGATGCGCGGGCACTCGGTGAGACCGAGCAACGGATCTACGCACTCGACGCGTGGCGCGAGACGCCGTTCTTCACTCCTGCCGAGCGGGCGACGCTGGCGTTCACCGAAGCCGTGACCACGCTCGAGCGCGGCGAGATCCCGGACGCCGCGTTCGACGAGTTGCGCCGGCATTTCGACGAGGAGACGGTCGGCAAGATCCTCATCGCGATCGTCGTGATCAACAGTTGGAACCGGCTCATGATCGCCCAGCGTCCCCCGATCGGCGGCTACGTCAGCCGGTACCAGAGCTGA
- a CDS encoding ABC transporter permease, with protein sequence MTSTAHSSDEVAALVARYGLQRAGARLPLGTYTRQLWARRHFITEFSTASNAVGFSRSFLGQAWQLLTPLLNVAVYYLIFGVLLHTKRGVDNFIAFLTIGLFVFSFTSGSLTAGARAISGNLGLTRSLHFPRAVLPVSTTLTALQQLVSSMVIMVPVVLLTGEPLSLRWFLLIPAVGLQAAFSLGLAFLFARLGARVPDTSQMLPFITRVWMYTSGVMYSITEFTKGRPHWVKTVLEVNPGAVYVNVARNALLTNNPVHPYTWPLAIGWAIVALGAGYLIFWQGEEEYGRV encoded by the coding sequence GTGACCAGTACCGCGCACAGCTCAGACGAGGTGGCGGCACTCGTAGCCCGCTACGGGCTGCAGCGCGCCGGGGCCCGGCTGCCACTGGGTACCTACACGCGCCAGCTGTGGGCCCGGCGTCACTTCATCACCGAGTTCTCCACCGCCAGCAACGCGGTCGGCTTCTCCCGCAGCTTCCTCGGCCAGGCCTGGCAACTGCTGACGCCGCTGCTCAACGTGGCGGTCTACTACCTCATCTTCGGCGTGCTGCTGCACACCAAGCGCGGCGTGGACAACTTCATCGCGTTCCTGACGATCGGGCTGTTCGTCTTCAGCTTCACCAGCGGTTCGCTCACGGCCGGAGCCCGGGCGATCAGCGGCAACCTCGGCCTTACCCGGTCACTGCACTTCCCACGCGCGGTGCTGCCCGTGTCGACGACACTGACCGCTCTTCAGCAGCTGGTGTCGTCGATGGTGATCATGGTTCCGGTCGTGCTGCTCACCGGCGAACCGCTGTCGCTGCGCTGGTTCCTGCTGATCCCGGCCGTCGGGCTGCAGGCAGCGTTCTCGCTCGGCCTGGCGTTCCTGTTCGCCCGGCTCGGCGCGCGGGTGCCGGACACCTCGCAGATGCTGCCGTTCATCACGCGCGTGTGGATGTACACCTCGGGCGTCATGTACAGCATCACGGAGTTCACCAAAGGCCGCCCGCACTGGGTGAAGACCGTGCTCGAGGTCAACCCGGGAGCGGTCTACGTGAACGTGGCGCGGAACGCACTGCTCACGAACAATCCGGTGCACCCGTACACCTGGCCGCTCGCGATCGGCTGGGCCATCGTCGCACTCGGCGCGGGCTATCTCATCTTCTGGCAGGGCGAGGAGGAGTACGGACGTGTCTGA